A window of the Molothrus ater isolate BHLD 08-10-18 breed brown headed cowbird chromosome 16, BPBGC_Mater_1.1, whole genome shotgun sequence genome harbors these coding sequences:
- the SCNN1G gene encoding amiloride-sensitive sodium channel subunit gamma, translating into MAPPGPEGGRAAAAAPGKKITARLKRTLPVRGPQAPTLSELMRWYCLNTNTHGCRRIVVSRGRLRRLLWIVLTLSAVGLILWQCAELLMNYYSASVSVTVQFQKLPFPAVTICNINPYKYSAMKEYLYELDKETKKALETFYGFSEGKSKVRRSVDDWNSTGSDFFEQIPLLKVEDFSRTATELHSGQKRKIEGSVFHKDSSIVNSGDSNDIIGFQLCDANNSSECALYTFSSGVNAIQEWYKLHYMNIMAQIPLEIKEKLSYSAEDLLLTCFFDGLSCDKRHFTRFHHPLHGNCYTFNSGESGTILSTSTGGSEYGLQVVLYIDEADYNPFLVTSTGAKIMVHDQNEYPFIEDIGTEIETAAATSIGMHFTQSRKLSKPYSDCTETGADIPVENLYNKSYSLQICLHSCFQKAMVESCGCAQYAQPLPAGAEYCNYKKNPNWMYCYYRLHEKFVKEQLGCQQICKDACSFKEWALTTSIAQWPSVVSEDWMLRVLSWDKGQKLNKKLNKTDLANLMVFYKDLNERFISENPANTLVILLSNFGGQLGLWMSCSVVCVIEIVEVFFIDSLSIVLRRQWQRAKKWWSGRQQGRAAQATASDVERQGHENPACIDEDLPTFTTALRLPLPQDSPLPRTPPPNYSTLRLETAFTEQLPDTLELSQH; encoded by the exons ATGGCGCCGCCGGGCCCCGAGGGTGGCCGAG CGGCCGCCGCGGCTCCCGGTAAGAAGATCACGGCGCGGCTGAAGCGGACGCTGCCGGTGCGCGGCCCGCAGGCGCCCACGCTGAGCGAGCTGATGCGCTGGTACTGCCTCAACACCAACACGCACGGCTGCCGCCGCATCGTGGTGTCCCGCGGCCGCCTGCGCCGCCTGCTCTGGATCGTGCTGACCCTCAGCGCCGTGGGGCTCATCCTCTGGCAGTGCGCGGAGCTCCTCATGAACTACTACAGCGCCTCGGTCTCCGTCACCGTCCAGTTCCAGAAGCTGCCCTTCCCCGCCGTCACCATCTGCAACATCAACCCGTACAA GTACAGTGCCATGAAAGAATATTTATATGAATTGgacaaagagacaaaaaaagctTTGGAAACTTTCTATGGATTTTCTGAGGGCAAGTCCAAGGTGCGCCGGTCGGTGGATGACTGGAACAGCACAGGGAGCGACTTCTTTGAACAGATCCCTCTGCTGAAGGTCGAGGACTTCTCCAGGACAGCCACTGAACTGCACAGTgggcagaagaggaaaatagaGGGAAGTGTCTTTCACAAGGACTCCTCCATCGTGAACTCGGGCGATTCCAACGACATCATTGGCTTTCAGCTG TGTGACGCAAACAACAGCAGCGAGTGTGCCCTGTACACATTCAGCTCGGGGGTTAACGCCATCCAGGAGTGGTACAAGCTGCATTACATGAACATCATGGCACAAATTCCCCTggagattaaagaaaaattgagTTATTCTGCCGAGGACCTTCTGCTGACATGTTTCTTTGATGGCCTATCTTGTGACAAAAG GCATTTCACTCGTTTCCATCACCCCCTCCACGGCAACTGCTACACCTTCAACAGCGGCGAGAGCGGGACCATCCTGAGCACCTCCACGGGCGGCAGCGAGTACG GATTGCAGGTTGTTCTGTACATCGATGAAGCAGACTACAACCCCTTCCTGGTGACATCCACAGGAGCCAAGATCATGGTCCACGACCAAAACGAGTATCCCTTCATTGAAGACATTGGCACGGAAATTGAGactgcagcagccacctccATAGGGATGCACTTT ACTCAGTCTCGCAAGCTAAGCAAACCCTACAGTGACTGCACAGAGACAGGAGCTGACATACCTGTGGAAAATCTCTATAACAAGAGCTACTCACTCCAG ATCTGCCTGCACTCCTGTTTCCAGAAGGCCATGGTGGAGTCGTGTGGCTGTGCCCAGTACGCACAGCCCTTACCTGCTGGGGCCGAGTACTGCAACTACAAGAAGAACCCAAACTGGA tGTACTGCTACTACAGACTGCATGAAAAGTTtgtgaaggagcagctgggctgccagCAGATCTGCAAAGATGCCTGCAG ctTCAAGGAGTGGGCGCTCACCACCAGCATTGCTCAGTGGCCATCCGTCGTGTCAGAG GACTGGATGCTCCGAGTTCTCTCTTGGGACAAAGGGCAAAAACTCAACAAGAAGCTGAACAA GACAGACCTTGCCAACCTCATGGTGTTTTACAAGGACCTGAACGAGAGATTCATTTCGGAGAATCCTGCCAACACG ctcgtCATTCTTCTGTCCAACTTCGGGggccagctggggctgtggatgAGCTGCTCCGTGGTGTGTGTCATCGAGATCGTGGAGGTGTTCTTCATCGACTCGCTGTCCATCGTGCTGCGGCGCCAGTGGCAGAGGGCCAAGAAGTGGTGGAGCGGCCgccagcagggcagggcggcCCAGGCCACGGCCAGTGATGTGGAGAGGCAGGGCCACGAGAACCCCGCGTGCATCGACGAGGACCTGCCCACCTTCACCACCGCCCTGCGCCTGCCGctgccccaggacagcccccTGCCCAGGACTCCCCCGCCCAACTACAGCACTTTGCGGCTGGAGACGGccttcacagagcagctgcccgACACGCTGGAGCTCAGCCAGCACTGA